The proteins below are encoded in one region of Rubripirellula reticaptiva:
- a CDS encoding DUF533 domain-containing protein, whose translation MDAVKVLGSLLSQRAARTGGNGAVLGQILNGIADANAGRGPNPGHRPIDPRFDQNHHSSFEHIVRDSVDRHHRSGGRLPAPANQWVQQSGYVNPNFDPRIAQANVGRPPVGLNPPVVRHAPRPQHQPHHDHHSGLGYGRRAEIMIEAMVMAAQSDGRIDALEQDRILDQLQPLDQDEVQYLRREFGRRHDVHAFIHALPQGMEYEVYQVSLMAIDLDNQLEASYLREFAKCLRIDPQVCNQIHQRCGAPCLF comes from the coding sequence ATGGATGCGGTAAAAGTACTCGGCAGTTTGTTGAGCCAACGAGCAGCGCGAACGGGCGGTAATGGCGCTGTATTGGGGCAAATTCTTAATGGCATCGCCGATGCTAACGCAGGCCGTGGACCCAACCCGGGGCATCGTCCAATTGATCCTCGATTTGATCAAAACCACCATTCGTCGTTTGAGCACATCGTTCGCGACTCAGTCGATCGGCACCACCGTAGTGGTGGTCGGCTTCCGGCACCAGCGAATCAATGGGTCCAGCAGTCGGGTTACGTCAATCCAAACTTTGATCCCCGCATCGCCCAGGCAAACGTCGGTCGGCCTCCCGTCGGGCTGAATCCACCGGTCGTGCGTCACGCGCCTCGCCCGCAACATCAACCGCATCATGATCATCACAGCGGGCTCGGATATGGCCGCCGCGCTGAAATTATGATCGAAGCGATGGTGATGGCCGCCCAATCCGACGGCAGGATTGACGCGCTCGAACAAGATCGTATTTTGGATCAGCTGCAACCTCTTGACCAAGACGAAGTCCAGTACCTGCGCCGCGAATTTGGCCGACGTCATGACGTCCACGCTTTCATTCACGCGTTGCCACAAGGAATGGAATACGAGGTGTATCAGGTCTCATTGATGGCGATCGATTTGGACAACCAACTGGAAGCCAGTTATCTGCGTGAGTTTGCGAAGTGCTTGCGAATCGATCCGCAGGTATGCAACCAAATTCACCAACGCTGCGGCGCGCCTTGCCTCTTCTAG
- a CDS encoding lysophospholipid acyltransferase family protein: MKDNCEAVPPVAKWFQNGFHRFLKPYLRRHFHAIAIERESRCGAAVCCDGPLIVYGNHPSWWDPMVAHFLNLTLFPGRQFRAPIAAEALAHYKVLAKLGFYGVQMDSVAGTARFLKQSNQILDSSTSSIWMTPEGRFADARDHREKLMPGLAHLCSRRSDGWVLPLALEYVFWDERLPVCLARLGVPIRISDHASLLKPQWNDQLQQSLRENQFRLAELAIARSSDPFDNLLMGKRGAGGVYEWTRRMKSLVTGNKFRSEHGSQFK; encoded by the coding sequence GTGAAAGACAATTGCGAAGCCGTTCCACCGGTTGCGAAGTGGTTTCAAAATGGCTTCCATCGCTTTTTGAAACCGTACCTGCGTCGTCACTTTCATGCGATTGCCATTGAACGTGAATCTCGCTGCGGTGCAGCGGTTTGCTGCGACGGGCCGCTGATTGTTTACGGAAACCATCCGTCGTGGTGGGATCCGATGGTGGCGCACTTTTTGAACCTGACATTATTTCCTGGACGACAATTCCGAGCGCCGATTGCGGCCGAAGCACTCGCCCACTACAAGGTGCTCGCCAAACTGGGGTTCTATGGCGTTCAAATGGATTCGGTAGCCGGCACGGCGCGGTTCTTGAAACAGAGCAATCAGATTTTGGACTCGTCCACGTCGTCGATTTGGATGACCCCCGAAGGCCGCTTCGCCGACGCGCGTGATCATCGCGAAAAGCTGATGCCAGGTCTTGCCCATCTTTGTTCACGTCGATCCGACGGATGGGTGCTACCCTTGGCACTTGAGTATGTCTTCTGGGATGAACGGCTGCCGGTATGCTTGGCGCGACTGGGCGTTCCCATTCGAATTTCTGACCATGCGAGTTTATTGAAACCGCAGTGGAACGATCAGTTACAGCAAAGCTTGCGAGAAAATCAGTTTCGGCTGGCCGAACTTGCGATCGCTCGGTCGAGTGATCCATTCGATAACTTGCTGATGGGCAAACGCGGCGCCGGTGGCGTCTATGAATGGACGCGACGAATGAAATCCTTGGTAACGGGAAACAAGTTTCGGTCAGAACATGGAAGCCAATTTAAATGA
- a CDS encoding glycosyltransferase family 2 protein, giving the protein MIVALSLIALVIAMIPMAMFSKNLPLFCDRADALLDRSALNPVQVSVLIPARDEEAAIAKCVSAALASRDVAMEVIVLDDHSTDRTAEVVHELGVADDRVQLITGNPLPSGWNGKQHACFQLAESAKFDRLVFLDADVRLSPEAIAIMAAYQDNKRVHLLSAFPHQETQTWLEKLIIPMMHFILLGFLPLHRMRASTHPSYAAGCGQLFMTTKAAYQRAGTHESIKGSRHDGIKLPRSFRGVGMCTDVIDGTNLAECRMYGNAYEVVQGVLKNASEGIASPTLIVPFTLLLIGSSVLPVAMLIVSLLTHKPIAILISVFAVVIGHMPRAMAAKSFRQPVLGIFLHSFATLIFVSLQWVAFGNSLLGRKVAWRGRV; this is encoded by the coding sequence ATGATCGTTGCTCTGTCGCTGATCGCGTTGGTGATCGCAATGATCCCGATGGCGATGTTTTCAAAGAATCTGCCACTATTCTGCGATAGGGCAGACGCGTTGCTAGACCGGTCCGCGTTGAACCCGGTTCAGGTATCCGTATTGATCCCGGCACGTGACGAGGAGGCTGCGATCGCGAAGTGCGTCTCGGCCGCACTGGCCAGTCGCGATGTCGCGATGGAAGTCATCGTGCTGGATGACCACTCGACCGATCGAACCGCCGAAGTGGTGCATGAATTGGGCGTTGCCGATGATCGCGTTCAATTGATTACTGGCAATCCGCTGCCATCAGGCTGGAACGGTAAACAACATGCATGTTTCCAACTGGCCGAATCGGCCAAGTTCGATCGTCTGGTATTCCTGGATGCTGACGTCCGTCTGTCGCCGGAGGCTATCGCGATTATGGCCGCCTATCAGGATAACAAGCGTGTTCATCTTCTCAGCGCATTTCCTCATCAAGAAACTCAGACTTGGTTGGAAAAGTTGATCATCCCAATGATGCACTTCATCTTGCTAGGTTTCTTGCCGCTGCATCGAATGCGTGCCAGCACGCATCCTTCGTACGCTGCTGGTTGTGGCCAACTATTCATGACCACCAAGGCGGCTTACCAACGTGCGGGCACTCATGAATCGATCAAGGGATCACGGCACGACGGAATCAAACTACCACGATCGTTCCGCGGCGTTGGGATGTGCACGGATGTGATTGACGGCACCAACCTTGCTGAGTGCCGAATGTACGGAAACGCGTACGAGGTGGTCCAGGGCGTGCTGAAGAATGCGAGCGAAGGGATTGCCAGTCCGACATTGATCGTGCCTTTTACGTTGCTGTTAATTGGCAGCAGTGTATTGCCAGTCGCAATGCTGATTGTTTCTCTGTTGACCCACAAGCCGATTGCGATTCTGATTTCGGTGTTTGCCGTAGTGATCGGCCACATGCCACGAGCGATGGCGGCTAAATCGTTTCGGCAGCCTGTTCTCGGCATATTCCTACATAGCTTCGCGACTTTGATATTTGTGTCTCTGCAGTGGGTGGCGTTTGGGAACTCGCTGCTAGGCCGCAAAGTCGCTTGGCGAGGGCGAGTTTAG
- a CDS encoding TAXI family TRAP transporter solute-binding subunit — protein sequence MNPKIWFAALFLAIPALGLGWWFLRMETKLRVVMSTGSESGVYHQLATELGNAFENHRPSVEWTLQSSAGSAENVARLESGVTDVAIVQNDAIANAAVRSLAMLYTESLHLVCRREAKITCLNDLAKHKTNLGSKDGGTFQLVRELLSFSRIELPADNLDHLGFQDAEIGLESGELDAAFFLVGVGAEVIGRLLSDDRFELVPIHIQVGSDVDSVVSEEAFIDGFRTHYPYATYTDIPLMAYEGKPRRPIAAVGIAAVLACRGDWDDELARDLVQTLFAHKAVLGHQIPLLSGLDETSSRSSLQFPLHQGAESYYRRNEPGFLAENAESIGLLITLALLTFSGLHGVKKWIDQNRKNRVDVYYQRVQELQTNANLSAGNVDQASWYRTLNEIESQACEELISERLDADHSYVILQNMIARCRRELKRIHENA from the coding sequence TTGAATCCGAAAATCTGGTTTGCCGCCTTGTTCCTAGCGATTCCAGCACTCGGGCTGGGGTGGTGGTTCCTGCGCATGGAAACGAAGCTGCGTGTCGTGATGTCGACGGGATCCGAAAGCGGCGTTTACCATCAACTGGCAACCGAGTTAGGTAACGCGTTCGAGAATCATCGGCCTTCAGTCGAGTGGACGTTGCAATCGAGTGCTGGCAGCGCCGAAAATGTGGCTCGGCTTGAAAGCGGAGTTACGGATGTCGCAATCGTTCAAAACGACGCGATAGCCAATGCGGCGGTACGCAGCTTGGCGATGCTGTACACCGAGTCTTTGCATCTGGTTTGTCGCCGCGAAGCCAAAATCACATGCCTTAACGACCTCGCCAAACACAAAACGAATTTGGGATCAAAGGACGGAGGAACGTTCCAGTTGGTCCGTGAGCTATTGTCGTTTTCACGAATCGAACTACCCGCCGATAATCTGGATCACTTGGGTTTCCAGGACGCCGAAATTGGTTTGGAAAGCGGCGAGCTAGACGCAGCATTTTTCTTGGTCGGTGTTGGTGCTGAAGTGATCGGGCGATTACTCAGCGACGATCGTTTCGAGTTGGTACCGATCCATATTCAAGTCGGTTCCGATGTCGATTCGGTTGTTTCCGAGGAAGCGTTCATCGACGGATTTCGCACTCACTATCCGTACGCGACTTACACCGATATTCCGTTAATGGCGTACGAGGGAAAGCCAAGACGGCCGATCGCCGCCGTTGGCATTGCCGCTGTCTTAGCTTGCCGTGGCGACTGGGACGACGAGCTTGCTCGCGATTTGGTGCAAACGCTCTTCGCGCATAAAGCCGTGCTAGGACATCAAATCCCTCTGTTAAGCGGACTCGACGAAACTTCGAGCCGATCGAGTTTGCAATTTCCGCTTCATCAAGGTGCCGAATCGTATTATCGGCGCAACGAGCCAGGTTTTCTGGCCGAGAATGCCGAGTCGATCGGGCTTCTGATCACGCTGGCGCTTTTGACATTCAGCGGTCTGCATGGCGTCAAGAAGTGGATTGACCAGAACCGCAAGAATCGCGTCGATGTGTACTATCAACGCGTGCAGGAGTTGCAAACGAATGCAAATTTGTCGGCGGGCAATGTCGATCAAGCAAGTTGGTACCGGACGCTAAACGAGATCGAATCGCAGGCGTGCGAAGAACTGATCAGCGAACGACTTGACGCGGACCACTCCTACGTCATCTTGCAAAACATGATCGCCCGCTGTCGACGTGAACTAAAGCGAATCCACGAGAACGCGTGA